Genomic window (Armatimonadota bacterium):
CACCTTTCCTTCGACCCACACCGCCCCTCGGCCCATCAACACGAGCGCAAGGTGCGAAAGAGGAGCCAGATCGCCGCTCGCTCCGACGCTTCCGAAGGTGGGGACGACCGGGACAAGGCCGCTGTTGTACAAGGAGCAGAGGGCGGAGACGACGCTCGATCGGACGGCCGACGGCCCAAGGGACAGCGTCCTTGCCCGGACGGCCATCGCCGCTCTCACGATGTCCTCTCCGAGAGGCGTGCCGTGGCCAGAACTGTGGCTGAGGATCAAGTTGTCCTGGACCGTTCCCCGCTGGTCCGATGGGACGGTCGGCCGGTTTCGGTTATCTCCGAACCCCGTGTTGAAACCGTACAGTCGGCTGTCGTCGCTCCGAAGCCTTTCAACGACCTGGCGCCGGACGGCGTCGATCCGGGCCCGGTCTTGGGGTTTGACGTCCAACCGGACTTCAAAGCGCGACGCACGGACGACGTCGTCGACCGTCAGTTTTCGCGAGACGTCGAGATGGGCAGGCTCCGCCATGGGCTCAACTCAACGATCGGACGGTCTCGACGAGGTCGGAAAGAGGCACGGTCGTGTTCTTCGACTGCCGGGCGGCTTCGGGGTCGGCGACATCGGTCTCCGGCGTCACGGACCGCAAGGTGACGTTGCCTTGTTCTTGCTCGTCCGGACCGAAGAAGACCGCGACCGGAATCGCGTTCCGGGCTGCGAACCGGGTCTGGAGCTTCAAAGTCTCCGCGGGATCGGGATAGACCAGCGTCCGGAACCCAGCCTCGCGGAGTTGGCGCGCGACCCTCATCGCACCCGGAAGCCAGTCCGGTTTCGTGATGACCAAGGCGTCGGCGATCCGCTCCGAGCACTCGGCGGGGACCCGTCCGAGATCCTTCAGGGCCTGCTCGATCCGGTCGAGTCCGAACGACGCTCCGACACAAGGCTGAGCTTCCCCTTCGATGAACACCATGTTGTCGTACCGACCGCCACCCGCAAGGCTCCCGTACGTCCACAAAGGACAGTGCGCTTCGAACACAGGCCCAGTGTAGTAGTCCATCCCACGGGCGAGGCAAGGGTCGAACCGGACGCGGTCGAGGGGCGCACCGGCCTCGACGGCGCATTCCAAGACCGACCGCAGCGCGGCGCAGTCGGCTTCGACGGTCGGAAACGCTTTGGCGAACGCCTCCAGGGCCTCGAAAGCGTCCTTCTGACGGTACGGCGTCAGATCGGACAGGAGGGACAAGATCTTGTCCGAAGCTTTGGCGCCCGCACCTGAAGGATCGACTTTGTCCCCGCCCTCCCGCTCTTTCACGAGCCCCTCCAGGTAGGCCTTGACCGGCGTCGGATCCTGGCTGGACGGCATCTTGTCGATCGTCCGCACGAACGTGAGTTCGTCGAAATAGGCGTCCGCCAAGAGCGCGTAGACGCCCTTCAGGACACCCCGTGTGTTCACGTAGACCACGGTTTCGGGCAACCCGACCGACTCGAAGCCCTTCAGCAACCAGTACACGGTCTCGGCGTCGGCGGTGCCGAGAGGCGCCCCGACAAAGTCAGCGTCGCACTGGAGGAACTCCCTCCAACGGCCGCGCTCGGGCTTGTCCTGACGGTAAGCGTAGCCGACCTGGTGCCGCGGGAACGGGAGACGGAGCCTGTGCTGCTCGACGACGCGTCTCAGAGAGACCGTCTGGTCAGGTTTGAGGCAGACGTCGTCGCCGTGCTTGTCCGTGAAGCGGAAGGTCGGCTGGTCGCCGACTCCTCCCTGTTTGGCGAGGACGTCGACCGGCTCAAGGCCGGGGGTCTCGGACAGGTTGAAGCCGAGTTGGCGGTAGACGGCTTGGAACCGTGCGAGGATCCACTGTCGAAGAAGGATGTCGTCGGTGAACCTGTCTTGGGTTCCGGGATAGTTCGTCAGCAAGGGATCCTCTTGAAATTGGTCCCCAGGATGAGAGTCGAACTCATGACGTCCGGTTCCACAGACCGGTGTTCTACCACTGAACTACCTGGGGCCGAGCCTCCGCCACGTGCGGGCGGTGAGAGAATTTACCCGCTTCGTTGACCTTGAGCGGGGTCCCTAAGCCGCAGCCCTGAGCAACCTCTCGGCCTCGTCCCGCCGCACGATCGTGTCGAACGACAGGAGCCGTCGCGCCTCTGCGAAACTCGTTTCGCCCTGGACGATGAGCTTGACCGCGGACGATTGCATCGCAGAATAGCCGTACTGGGGCGCCACTTCCCGGATCGACTCGATCGGCCGGTGGTCCGAGATCATTTTGGCGACTTCGCCCGTGACGGGCATGAGTTCGTGGACGGCCATCCGACCGCGGAACCCAGATCCCGCGCATTGGTCGCAACCGATGGAACGCCACACCGGGGTCGAGGCGTCCCCGGCGCCGAACGAGTCCAGAATGTTCGCCTCCTCCAAGGTCGGCAGGGACTCCTCCTTGCAATGGTTGCAGAGGACGCGCAGCAACCGCTGCGACATGATCCCGACGAGCGACGAGCCCAACAACAGCGGGTCGACTCCCATGTCGATGAGCCTCGGGATCGCCGATGGTGCGTCGTTCGTGTGCAACGTGCTGAGCACCATATGGCCCGTGATCGAGGCCCGGACCGCCGTTTCCGCCGTCTCTTGGTCCCGGATCTCGCCGACCAGCACGATGTCCGGATCCTGTCTGAGGATCGCCCTGAGCTGCGAAGCGAACGTGAGCCCCACCTTGTCGTTGACCTGCGACTGGCTGACGCCGTCGATCAGGTACTCGATCGGGTCTTCGCAGGTCATGACGTTGTTCCGGCCCGTCTTGATCTCGTTCAGGGCCGCGTACAGCGTCGTGGTCTTACCGCTGCCCGTCGGGCCTGTGACCAGGAAGAGGCCGTAAGGCCGTTCGATCAGTTGCTTGAAATTGACGAAGTTGACGTGGTCGAACCCGAGTTCGTCCAATCGCTTCAGGCCCACGGCTTTGTCCAAGATCCTGAGGACGATGCGCGAACCGAAGTATCCCGGAAGGACGGAAACGCGAAGATCGACGACCCTGTTGCCGAGTTCGGCCGTGATGCGGCCGTCCTGCGGGACGCGGCTTTCGACGATATCGAGGCCCGCCAGGATCTTGATACGGGTCGTCAGCATCGGCCCGAGCTTGGAAGGGATTTCACGGAGCTGGATGAGTTGTCCGTCGATCCTCAAGCGTATCTCGATGCGCTCGTCTTGCGGCTCGATGTGGATGTCGCTGGCCCGCCGGTTGATCGCATCGGTGATCAACTGGTTCACGAGGCTGACGACGGGCCGGGTGTCCTCTTCCCCGAGGACGGCCTTTTCGGCCCGGCTGACGTCTTCGACCTCCCGCACGTTGAGCATCGCCTGTCGAACGATGTTGTCGACGGCCACGGAGCCGACCGCTTGCTCCTTCGTGTTGAGGCCCATGTCCTCGATGCAGCGCTTCAGCTTGGTCTCGTCGGCCAAGAACGGTTCGATCCGCATGCCCGTGACGTTCCGGACGAGGTCGATCGTCTCGATGTCGTCGGGGTTCCTCATCGCAAGGAGCAACAAGTCGCCTGTGATCCGGACCGGAATGACGGCGTTGTCCCGGCAGACGTCTTGGCTGAGGCGCGCCATCGCTTCGGGATGCGGCGGGTCTTGGTCCAGGTGCCAGCACGACACCCCTTTCTGGGCCGAAAGCGCCTGCAAGAGCAGTTTTTCCGAGACGAAGCCCATTTGGACGAGGATCCGTCCCAGCGGACGCGGAGCGCGGCGTTGATCTTCCAACGCTTCGTCCAGTTGGACCTGCGTCACGACTTTCCGCGAAACGAGAATCTCACCCAGTTGCTTGCGCATCAAGCTCATTGCGACACACGGCCTCTCCGCCCTGATTACATTTTCGGGAGAGCCTGGCCCGATGGCGGACGGCAAGAATGCGGGGATTGGCCGCCGGCCGCCCGACGTCGGGGAACCCCTGCCAGGCGCTTGTGGCGTCAGTGCGGCCTGCGGTGGAACAACTCGGTCGAAGCGATCATCTGGTTCGGGTCGAGTTCGAGGGCCTTGCGGAACGCCTCCAAGGCCGCCTCTTCTTGTCCCAGCCTGCGGTAACAGACGCCGAGGAGCGCAAAGGCCTCCGCGTACGACGGGTTCAAAGAAGTCGCCTCGCGGAACTCCTCCATGGCTCGTTGGATCTGGTCCGTCTCGAACAGGGCCTGTCCGTACCGGACATGGAGGTCAGCGTAGCCAGGACTTAGTTCAAGAGCGTTCCTGAAGCACTCGGCCGCGTCTTCGTAACGGTGCTGCCCCATCATCCGGTCGCCCCGGATCGAAAGGAAGTCAGGGTCGTCCTGGCCGGTCGGGCGGACCTCCCTCAGCTTTTTCGCGGCTTCTTCCCAGCGGCCCGAGTCTGCCAGTTCGATCGCACACTTGAAGACGGGCGTCTCCAGTCGGCGGTCCAATGACACGCCTTGGACGGCGCGGGCCAGACCGTTCGTGTGGTCCCCGCTCATGATCATCATCGAAGCCTGAAAGAGGACGGCCATACCGTAGTTCGGATTGATCCGGAGGGCGGCCTCGACCTCTTCGTTCCGTTTGGAGAACTCCCCGAGCGCCTCGTGGGCGAGGGCCAAGGACATGTGAAGGTCGGCATAGCGCGGCCTAAGGACGACCGCTTCGCCCAAGAGGTCGATCGCAGACGTATAGTCGCCGTCGGCGATCGCCGCCTTTCCGAGACGTCCGAGCGCCCCCGCAAGGTACGACTTCGCCCGCTGGCGCAAGGTCAAGTCGGGTTCGACCGAAGCCACCTGTCGGAGCCCGTCGACAGCGACGGCGTACTCGCCCGCTTCGTACGACCGGAGCGCCGCATCGAACGACTCGTTGCGTCCAAAACCGAACCACTTGCCAACAAACGCCATAAAGGTCTTCCTACGTTTCTCGGGCCCGTTCCGCCTCCTGAGCCGCCGGAGGACTCAGTAAGCGGCCCGATACGCCACGATCGCTGCCGCGACATGGACGTTGAGGGAACGGCCCTTTCCTAACATCGGGACATAGACCGCTCCTGCGCAGTGCCGAAGGACGCTTCCGTAAACCCCGTTGACCTCGTTTCCCAAGACGAAGCACACCCGGTCCGGATACTCGAAGTCCGTATAGCACTGCGCACCATCTGCGATTTCGACGGCCACCGGCGTCCATCCTTCTGCGATCAAAGACAAAACCGCCTCTTCGTGACCTCGGTAGGAGCGGGTTGCGATCCGACGATGATGACCGAGGCTCGTGACGCCGATCATCGGGTCCGGAGGGACGGGGGTATGACCCGACGTCACGACCAGTTTCGCTCCGACGGCGTCCGCGACGCGGTAGAGGCCCCCGACGTTGTACGCGTCGTCCCAGTCCTGTAGAAAAAAGGCGATCTCGACCTTGGGCGGCCGATCCTGTCGGAACGATCGGTGAAGGCGCCGGACTTCGGTCTTGCCCTTGAGGGTCTTGCCTTTCGTTCGAACGGGCTCCACGGGCCGTGTACCTTAGAAAACTGACCTCAGCGTCCCTGAGCTTAGTTGGCCGTCCCTAGCCGTCGCCCGCCACTCCATTGGCCACAGTTCCAGACGGGCGTTTAGAAGAAAAAGGAGCGGTCCTAGACGGTGATCTTCAGGCCGTCGAAACCGACGACCACGCCGAGCGGCCCGAGTTCCCGTTCCAGTTCCTCGTGCGTAGCGTCGCCCATGTGGCTGTGGTGGGTCGTCACGATCTGCGTCGAACCCGTGGCCGTGCCTTGTTTCCTCAGCCTTTCGACGACGTGACGGAACTCCTCGATGTCCAAGTGTCCGTTGTAGGGGGTCAACACGAAGCCCTCGCTACACTCCAAGACGAGGGCGTCCAATCGGAACTCGGTCAAGAACGCCCAAGTGGGTTCGTCCCAAACGCCGGTGTCGGTGGCGTAGAGGACGGTCTTCCCTTCGGATTGGA
Coding sequences:
- a CDS encoding tetratricopeptide repeat protein produces the protein MAFVGKWFGFGRNESFDAALRSYEAGEYAVAVDGLRQVASVEPDLTLRQRAKSYLAGALGRLGKAAIADGDYTSAIDLLGEAVVLRPRYADLHMSLALAHEALGEFSKRNEEVEAALRINPNYGMAVLFQASMMIMSGDHTNGLARAVQGVSLDRRLETPVFKCAIELADSGRWEEAAKKLREVRPTGQDDPDFLSIRGDRMMGQHRYEDAAECFRNALELSPGYADLHVRYGQALFETDQIQRAMEEFREATSLNPSYAEAFALLGVCYRRLGQEEAALEAFRKALELDPNQMIASTELFHRRPH
- a CDS encoding tRNA methyltransferase gives rise to the protein MEPVRTKGKTLKGKTEVRRLHRSFRQDRPPKVEIAFFLQDWDDAYNVGGLYRVADAVGAKLVVTSGHTPVPPDPMIGVTSLGHHRRIATRSYRGHEEAVLSLIAEGWTPVAVEIADGAQCYTDFEYPDRVCFVLGNEVNGVYGSVLRHCAGAVYVPMLGKGRSLNVHVAAAIVAYRAAY
- a CDS encoding histidine--tRNA ligase family protein; this encodes MLTNYPGTQDRFTDDILLRQWILARFQAVYRQLGFNLSETPGLEPVDVLAKQGGVGDQPTFRFTDKHGDDVCLKPDQTVSLRRVVEQHRLRLPFPRHQVGYAYRQDKPERGRWREFLQCDADFVGAPLGTADAETVYWLLKGFESVGLPETVVYVNTRGVLKGVYALLADAYFDELTFVRTIDKMPSSQDPTPVKAYLEGLVKEREGGDKVDPSGAGAKASDKILSLLSDLTPYRQKDAFEALEAFAKAFPTVEADCAALRSVLECAVEAGAPLDRVRFDPCLARGMDYYTGPVFEAHCPLWTYGSLAGGGRYDNMVFIEGEAQPCVGASFGLDRIEQALKDLGRVPAECSERIADALVITKPDWLPGAMRVARQLREAGFRTLVYPDPAETLKLQTRFAARNAIPVAVFFGPDEQEQGNVTLRSVTPETDVADPEAARQSKNTTVPLSDLVETVRSLS
- the tadA gene encoding Flp pilus assembly complex ATPase component TadA, with the translated sequence MRKQLGEILVSRKVVTQVQLDEALEDQRRAPRPLGRILVQMGFVSEKLLLQALSAQKGVSCWHLDQDPPHPEAMARLSQDVCRDNAVIPVRITGDLLLLAMRNPDDIETIDLVRNVTGMRIEPFLADETKLKRCIEDMGLNTKEQAVGSVAVDNIVRQAMLNVREVEDVSRAEKAVLGEEDTRPVVSLVNQLITDAINRRASDIHIEPQDERIEIRLRIDGQLIQLREIPSKLGPMLTTRIKILAGLDIVESRVPQDGRITAELGNRVVDLRVSVLPGYFGSRIVLRILDKAVGLKRLDELGFDHVNFVNFKQLIERPYGLFLVTGPTGSGKTTTLYAALNEIKTGRNNVMTCEDPIEYLIDGVSQSQVNDKVGLTFASQLRAILRQDPDIVLVGEIRDQETAETAVRASITGHMVLSTLHTNDAPSAIPRLIDMGVDPLLLGSSLVGIMSQRLLRVLCNHCKEESLPTLEEANILDSFGAGDASTPVWRSIGCDQCAGSGFRGRMAVHELMPVTGEVAKMISDHRPIESIREVAPQYGYSAMQSSAVKLIVQGETSFAEARRLLSFDTIVRRDEAERLLRAAA